The Raphanus sativus cultivar WK10039 chromosome 2, ASM80110v3, whole genome shotgun sequence genome includes a region encoding these proteins:
- the LOC108832791 gene encoding LEAF RUST 10 DISEASE-RESISTANCE LOCUS RECEPTOR-LIKE PROTEIN KINASE-like 2.8: MNLLNGSVWQSVLVYIIIPLLSLLGIIALVVLLCPCFRVQIFRKRKTSDERRQEKLKALIPLKHYTYAQVKKITKSFAEVVGKGGFGVVYRGTLSDGRMVAVKVLKDSKENNGEDFINEVASMSQTSHVNIVSLLGFCSEGSKRAIIYEFLGNGSLDKFISNNISLNLDFTALHEIALGVARGIEYLHFGCKTRIVHFDIKPQNVLLDENFLPKVSDFGLAKLCEKKESVMSLLDMRGTIGYIAPEMFSPVYGSVSHKSDVYSYGMLLLEMIGARKKEIVDQSNASSMYFPEWIYQDLEQGGDNGSTTENGIRSEEEEIAKKMKIVGLWCIQSSPSNRPPMNVVVEMMEGSLEALEVPPMPVLQQIPASRLSQSLWDSGESSSASEVLVCSAK; this comes from the exons ATGAATTTGCTTAATGGTTCTGTATGGCAATCTGTGCTCGTCTATATTATCATAC CTTTGCTTTCACTACTAGGTATTATTGCGTTGGTGGTATTATTATGCCCCTGTTTCCGAGTCCAAATTTTTCGCAAGAGAAAAACATCAGATGAGAGGAGACAAGAGAAGTTAAAGGCTCTTATTCCACTCAAACACTACACTTATGCGCAAGTGAAGAAAATTACAAAGTCATTTGCAGAAGTGGTTGGGAAAGGAGGATTTGGAGTTGTTTATAGAGGAACTCTTTCTGATGGCCGTATGGTTGCGGTGAAAGTCTTGAAAGATTCAAAGGAAAATAATGGTGAAGATTTCATCAATGAAGTTGCCAGCATGAGCCAAACATCTCATGTCAACATTGTTTCCTTACTTGGATTCTGCTCCGAAGGTTCAAAAAGAGCAATCATATATGAGTTTTTAGGGAATGGCTCGCTTGATAAGTTCATCTCAAACAACATTTCACTCAATTTAGACTTCACGGCACTGCATGAAATTGCACTAGGAGTTGCTCGTGGTATAGAGTATTTGCACTTTGGCTGCAAAACAAGGATCGTGCATTTCGACATTAAACCTCAGAACGTTCTGTTGGATGAAAATTTTCTCCCCAAAGTTTCTGATTTTGGACTTGCTAAACTCTGCGAGAAGAAAGAGAGCGTAATGTCGCTGCTAGACATGAGAGGTACAATAGGGTACATTGCACCAGAGATGTTCTCCCCAGTGTATGGGAGTGTGTCTCATAAGTCAGATGTGTATAGCTATGGGATGTTACTACTGGAAATGATAGGCGCAAGGAAGAAAGAAATAGTTGATCAATCGAATGCAAGCTCAATGTATTTTCCAGAGTGGATATACCAGGATCTCGAGCAGGGGGGAGACAATGGAAGTACTACCGAGAATGGAATCAGAAGCGAAGAAGAGGAGATAGCAAAGAAGATGAAAATTGTGGGGTTGTGGTGTATCCAGTCTTCTCCATCAAACCGTCCGCCGATGAATGTAGTTGTAGAGATGATGGAAGGAAGCCTTGAAGCTCTTGAAGTGCCTCCAATGCCTGTCTTGCAACAGATTCCAGCATCGCGGCTTTCTCAATCTTTGTGGGATTCAGGTGAGAGTTCAAGCGCTTCTGAAGTATTGGTATGCTCTGCAAAATGA
- the LOC108842007 gene encoding LEAF RUST 10 DISEASE-RESISTANCE LOCUS RECEPTOR-LIKE PROTEIN KINASE-like 2.4, translating to MISLYPSLSLLDLVLHHLYLLLIHLSLFVSFQPKGSPFTDKPIMYYISIYPMVLFFLFSIFHHLPCASSKLELCETLFECGNITAGFPFWGGTRHRNCGHPLLELLCNKNSSTSIIISDQEYSVIHLNQTSNTIKLIRPDFLGSFCSSVFTNTTLPPQIFELLPTYKNITVFYHCDPFLPYLSSYTCPEIGIISLSENHNGTCRNGFTVNVPTSFVATEKKLNMTNLESVLSKGFEVKLKIDKKACQNCLSANGSCGFDQTLPLGVKCNPLHVPTNSGGACGHNQTSNRFVCYHNHTSSSGPRMFDDLSSGSAVDSVDPAVRSTVAIGCAACVIFLAAFITVCLHCQQISNDPGQQNLKTIPQPNIEPFNPLKKYSYAQVARITKSFAEVVGKGGFGTVYKGTLCDGRIVAVKVLKDSKGNGEDFLTEVATISQTSHVNIVTLLGFCSEGSKRAIIYEFLGNGSLDKFISSKTTVDMDWPTLYEIALGVARGLEYLHHGCRTRIVHFDIKPQNILLDENLCPKVADFGLAKLCERKESILSLLDTRGTIGYIAPELFSRMYGRVSHKSDVYSYGMLVLEMIGARNKERAAQNSASNESSMYFPEWIYKDVEKEDIRRLSIDGIVCKEEEMVRKMTLVGLWCIQSSPTDRPPMNRVVEMMEGSVDALKVPPRPGLQIPVVPLQDSSTFSENISVYTEDDP from the exons ATGATCTCTCTGTATCCGTCACTTTCGTTGCTTGACTTAGTTCTTCACCATCTCTACTTGCTTCTTatccatctctctctttttgtttccTTTCAACCCAAGGGCTCACCGTTCACAGACAAACCAATCATGTACTATATCTCCATTTATCCTATGGTCTTATTCTTTCTCTTCTCCATATTCCACCATCTTCCTTGTGCTTCCAGTAAACTTGAATTATGTGAGACTCTGTTTGAATGTGGTAACATCACCGCCGGTTTCCCATTTTGGGGAGGGACACGTCACAGAAATTGCGGCCATCCGTTGCTGGAGCTTCTCTGCAACAAAAACAGCAGTACCTCTATTATCATCTCAGACCAAGAGTACTCAGTTATCCATCTAAATCAAACATCCAACACCATTAAACTTATCAGACCAGACTTTCTAGGGTCTTTTTGCTCCTCTGTATTCACCAACACAACCTTACCTCCCCAAATTTTTGAGCTTTTGCCAACCTACAAGAACATCACTGTATTTTACCATTGCGACCCTTTTCTTCCTTACCTTTCGAGTTATACGTGTCCTGAGATAGGTATTATCTCATTGTCTGAAAATCATAACGGTACATGCCGTAATGGTTTCACGGTCAACGTTCCGACAAGTTTTGTTGCAACAGAGAAAAAGTTGAATATGACCAATTTAGAAAGTGTTTTAAGCAAAGGGTTTGAGGTGAAGTTGAAGATTGATAAGAAAGCGTGTCAAAACTGTTTATCCGCTAATGGAAGCTGTGGCTTTGACCAAACGTTGCCATTAGGAGTTAAATGCAATCCACTCCATGTGCCAACCA ACTCAGGGGGTGCTTGTGGACATAATCAGACCTCAAATAGATTCGTCTGTTATCATAACCATACCTCTAGCTCTGGACCAAGGATGTTTGATG ACTTGTCCTCTGGATCGGCAGTAGATTCTGTAGACCCTG CCGTGAGGTCTACAGTGGCAATAG GTTGCGCAGCATGTGTTATATTTCTAGCCGCATTCATAACTGTGTGTCTCCATTGCCAACAAATATCAAATGATCCGGGTCAACAGAACCTCAAGACTATTCCACAACCAAATATCGAACCATTTAATCCACTGAAGAAGTATAGTTACGCACAAGTGGCACGGATCACAAAGTCGTTTGCAGAAGTGGTTGGGAAGGGCGGATTTGGCACTGTTTATAAAGGAACTCTTTGTGATGGCCGTATCGTTGCAGTGAAGGTATTGAAAGACTCAAAAGGCAATGGTGAAGACTTCCTCACTGAAGTTGCAACCATTAGCCAAACGTCTCATGTTAACATTGTTACACTGCTAGGATTCTGCTCCGAAGGTTCCAAGAGAgcaattatttatgaatttttgggAAATGGGTCTCTCGATAAGTTCATCTCAAGCAAGACCACGGTGGATATGGATTGGCCCACACTTTATGAGATCGCTCTAGGCGTTGCCCGTGGTCTAGAGTACTTGCATCATGGCTGCAGAACAAGGATTGTACATTTTGACATTAAACCACAGAATATACTCTTAGATGAAAATCTTTGTCCCAAAGTTGCAGACTTTGGTCTTGCTAAGCTATGCGAGAGGAAAGAAAGCATCTTGTCACTACTAGACACAAGAGGAACGATAGGATACATTGCACCCGAGTTGTTTTCAAGAATGTATGGTAGAGTTTCCCATAAGTCAGATGTGTATAGCTACGGTATGCTGGTACTCGAGATGATAGGAGCAAGGAACAAAGAAAGAGCTGCTCAAAACTCTGCATCTAATGAGAGCTCAATGTATTTTCCTGAATGGATATATAAGGATGTAGAGAAGGAAGACATTAGAAGGCTTAGCATTGATGGAATCGTCTGTAAAGAAGAGGAGATGGTTAGAAAAATGACATTGGTGGGTTTGTGGTGTATTCAGTCTTCCCCAACAGATCGTCCACCGATGAACAGAGTTGTGGAAATGATGGAAGGAAGTGTGGATGCTCTTAAAGTGCCTCCCAGGCCTGGTTTGCAAATTCCAGTAGTGCCTCTTCAAGATTCTTCTACGTTCTCAGAGAACATTTCAGTTTATACAGAGGATGATCCATGA
- the LOC130508500 gene encoding uncharacterized protein LOC130508500, producing the protein MSDSTRSINLQEEIERSLIDEEQKSSYSGNQHVGSEKRSIAKDRPRRVEVRPPARYRFEDMVGYALQVAEEVDTYEPSTYREAISSYASERWFAAMESYEKNHTWDLVTLLLGRKVVTCKWYKRLDSYRVSLGYDMSPYDCCIYMSKVEDVSHIYLVLYVDIKMIVVKKMCDVQKLKELLNSECKTFWYLKGTSEIGFVYRDKTKGNRSTPALMHRSIQQFQRRKMIGQKRSIWYLKGTSDVDLVYEDKDLSLVIGYSDWYYAGDVDSRRSMIGYVFTLGGSVVSWKATLQSTVTLSTTEAEYMALTEAVKEAIWLRGLVSDLGLHHDQAIVFCDSLSAICLAKDQVHHERTKHIDVRYHFLREEKRIEVKKVGTADNPADMFNKAVPHSKFKHCLDLLNISSC; encoded by the coding sequence atgtccgACAGCACGAGATCAATCAATCTGCAAGAAGAGATCGAGCGATCGTTGATTGATGAGGAGCAAAAGTCTTCTTATTCTGGAAATCAACATGTTGGGTCTGAAAAACGCAGTATTGCTAAAGACAGACCAAGGAGAGTTGAAGTCAGGCCACCAGCGAGATATCGATTTGAAGATATGGTGGGTTATGCACTACAGGTTGCAGAGGAAGTGGATACTTACGAGCCATCCACTTACAGAGAAGCTATTTCGAGTTATGCGTCTGAGAGATGGTTTGCTGCAATGGAATCTTACGAGAAGAATCACACATGGGATCTGGTTACACTATTACTTGGGAGAAAGGTTGTGACTTGCAAATGGTATAAGAGGTTGGATAGCTATAGGGTCAGTTTGGGCTACGACATGAGTCCTTATGACTGTTGTATTTACATGAGCAAGGTGGAGGATGTTTCGCATATCTATCTGGTGTTGTATGTAGATATCAAGATGATAGTTGTCAAGAAAATGTGTGATGTTCAGAAGTTGAAAGAGCTACTGAATTCTGAATGTAAGACTTTCTGGTACCTCAAGGGTACATCTGAGATTGGTTTTGTCTATAGAGACAAGACAAAgggaaatcgatcgacaccagcacttatgcatcgatcgatacaacagTTTCAGAGACGCAAGATGATTGGCCAAAAGAGGTCAATCTGGTACCTTAAAGGTACATCTGATGTTGATCTTGTCTATGAAGACAAGGATCTGAGCCTGGTTATAGGCTATTCTGATTGGTATTATGCAGGAGATGTGGACAGTAGGAGATCTATGATTGGTTATGTATTTACTCTAGGTGGTTCTGTTGTGAGCTGGAAGGCGACGTTGCAGTCGACGGTGACTTTGTCTACTACTGAGGCAGAGTACATGGCATTGACAGAAGCTGTTAAGGAGGCGATATGGTTGAGAGGACTGGTCAGTGATCTTGGTCTTCATCATGATCAGGCTATTGTGTTCTGTGATAGCTTGAGTGCTATCTGTTTAGCCAAGGATCAGGTTCatcatgagagaaccaaacataTTGATGTAAGATACCATTTTCtgagagaagaaaagaggaTTGAAGTGAAGAAGGTAGGAACAGCTGATAATCCTGCAGATATGTTCAATAAGGCGGTTCCTCACAGCAAGTTTAAGCATTGTCTTGATTTGCTGAACATCTCAAGCTGTTAA